A part of Synechococcus sp. KORDI-49 genomic DNA contains:
- the wecC gene encoding UDP-N-acetyl-D-mannosamine dehydrogenase: MTFTCCVIGLGYIGLPTAAMLARSGHVVAGIDVNAQVVATVSQGQIHIVEPDLELAVAEAVASGHLAAFTTPVPADVFLIAVPTPFRSGIDGIPQPNIDYVLAASRAIAPVLRPGNLVLLESTSPVGTTERLAQVIAELSGLSIEQLHIAYCPERVLPGRILQELVSNDRVIGGLTPMAAEVGKAFYSSFCQGELHTTTARTAELVKLTENSFRDVNIAFANELSLVCDRLGINVRELIRLANHHPRVSVLQPGCGVGGHCIAVDPWFIAAEAPDCTPLIQTARRVNDGKSRWVIEQVQARAMALEDQLGRPARIGCLGLAFKPDVDDLRESPALHITTELLVAGLDVLACEPNLQDHATIKLHSLEQVLADADLLVFLVAHSPFRSLVLTGRMVFDLCGVTEPT, from the coding sequence TTGACTTTTACTTGTTGCGTTATAGGGCTCGGTTACATCGGCCTCCCCACTGCGGCGATGCTCGCTCGATCCGGTCACGTTGTAGCGGGTATTGATGTCAATGCTCAGGTTGTAGCCACCGTGAGCCAGGGCCAGATCCACATTGTGGAGCCCGATCTTGAGCTAGCCGTAGCCGAGGCTGTCGCTTCTGGTCATCTAGCTGCTTTTACCACACCTGTGCCGGCAGATGTCTTCCTGATCGCTGTGCCAACGCCCTTTCGCAGCGGCATAGATGGCATCCCCCAGCCCAACATCGACTATGTACTGGCGGCGTCTCGCGCGATTGCTCCGGTTCTGCGGCCGGGTAATCTTGTACTGCTCGAATCAACCTCACCTGTGGGCACGACCGAGAGGCTCGCCCAGGTCATCGCAGAGCTTTCTGGTCTCAGCATCGAGCAGCTGCATATTGCCTACTGCCCCGAGCGAGTTCTGCCCGGCCGCATTCTGCAGGAATTGGTGAGCAACGATCGTGTGATTGGTGGACTCACTCCTATGGCGGCAGAAGTAGGCAAGGCTTTCTATTCCAGCTTCTGTCAGGGCGAATTGCATACCACCACTGCCCGCACCGCTGAGCTGGTCAAGCTCACTGAAAACAGTTTCCGCGATGTCAACATCGCCTTCGCCAACGAGCTTTCGCTTGTGTGTGATCGCCTTGGGATTAACGTCCGCGAGCTGATCCGCCTCGCCAATCACCACCCCCGTGTGAGTGTGTTGCAACCTGGCTGCGGTGTGGGTGGCCATTGCATCGCCGTCGATCCCTGGTTCATTGCTGCAGAAGCACCCGACTGCACACCCCTGATCCAAACGGCCCGCCGCGTGAACGACGGCAAGAGCCGCTGGGTGATTGAGCAGGTGCAGGCTCGTGCTATGGCCTTGGAAGACCAGCTCGGCCGACCTGCCCGTATCGGCTGCTTGGGCCTGGCCTTCAAGCCCGATGTTGATGATTTGCGTGAGTCCCCAGCCCTCCACATCACCACTGAGCTTCTGGTGGCCGGCCTGGATGTGCTCGCTTGCGAACCCAATCTCCAAGACCACGCCACCATCAAGCTCCACAGCCTCGAGCAGGTGCTCGCCGATGCCGATCTGTTGGTCTTCCTCGTGGCCCACAGCCCCTTCCGCAGCCTGGTTCTCACCGGGCGCATGGTGTTTGACCTTTGCGGTGTGACTGAACCGACATGA
- a CDS encoding SDR family NAD(P)-dependent oxidoreductase, which yields MNVLIFGSSGALGSQICSVFQENKYRVFTHPHDSPLDSLSLPPSSLDVVVWAQGVNLKDSILDYSRSDCLSVINANVVYVLDSLNFLLANKSIKNGAKLCILSSIWQFLSRTEKLSYTISKSSLSGLVNSLAIDLGSFDIKVNLVAPGVVDTPMSRQNMSPDQRNNVLEQTPLCRLATTLDVANAVFSLCGPHNTFITGQTLVVDGGFSTSRIYK from the coding sequence GTGAATGTTCTAATTTTTGGCTCTAGTGGAGCCCTTGGATCTCAAATTTGTTCCGTTTTTCAAGAGAATAAATATAGGGTATTTACTCATCCTCATGATTCTCCCCTAGATTCATTGTCCCTTCCCCCAAGTTCTCTTGATGTTGTCGTCTGGGCTCAAGGTGTTAATTTAAAAGATTCAATATTAGATTACTCTAGATCAGATTGTCTTTCCGTTATAAATGCAAATGTTGTTTATGTCTTAGATTCTTTAAATTTCCTTTTAGCCAATAAATCGATAAAAAATGGCGCTAAGTTGTGTATACTAAGTTCTATATGGCAGTTTCTGTCTCGCACTGAAAAGCTTTCTTATACTATTTCTAAATCATCTCTTTCTGGATTGGTAAATTCGTTGGCGATTGATCTTGGTTCTTTTGATATCAAGGTTAACTTGGTGGCTCCAGGTGTTGTAGATACTCCTATGAGTCGACAAAATATGTCACCAGACCAGCGCAATAATGTTCTCGAGCAAACTCCTCTTTGCCGTTTAGCCACTACTTTAGATGTAGCCAATGCTGTCTTTTCTTTATGCGGTCCGCATAATACGTTTATTACAGGTCAAACATTAGTAGTTGACGGTGGATTTAGTACGTCAAGGATTTATAAATAA
- a CDS encoding heparinase II/III family protein, which yields MLALPLAASSLQVISFNFLNQERQLPWPIEWNDPQWPRLWQFNLHYFGWTREWLNEALKTGDWPDQAAVLQPLLDSWIASNPPGRGDGWHSYTLSLRTRNWIALFQRCPSLATPERLQSLWQQLCWLQAHSEHCHGGNHWLENLTALAVGGVQFDGPKAIRMHHRAMRQLQRELSQQVLGDGGHEERSASYHLLMLDRLAELAQTLQTITGDQPSWLMEAIGAMAHWAEMIRLETGASPRFNDSAADAAPPLDAVLAFATAVVPQLTPSAEHRRAQAVVTDLPDTGWTLLRPGHGWELMFKCGVPCPNHLPPHVHSDQLSFELCRHGRWLLSEAGTSIYGNGPERAYERSGAAHNVLQLGLESTPGAIRWIEPVDVWGGFRAGRKAQPRDRTFGQIAQGICFAGGSHNGFDHIGANHHRRVTLSDPQHSRINLDVSDTVITRIPLHVRQWWHLGPTINRELLDQLVLNAPTVLGAEFTWHSTWFSTGFGQRLPRESFCISGRLAAGEHQLRCSLPLSHRVR from the coding sequence GTGCTGGCGCTGCCTCTTGCGGCTTCCAGCCTGCAAGTCATCAGCTTCAACTTCCTCAATCAGGAGCGCCAACTGCCATGGCCGATCGAATGGAACGATCCACAGTGGCCCCGCCTCTGGCAATTTAATCTCCACTACTTCGGCTGGACTCGCGAATGGCTTAATGAGGCCTTGAAAACTGGGGATTGGCCTGATCAGGCAGCAGTCCTCCAGCCTCTTTTGGATTCTTGGATTGCCTCTAATCCACCAGGCCGAGGTGATGGCTGGCACAGCTACACCCTCTCGCTAAGGACCCGGAACTGGATTGCTCTCTTCCAGCGGTGTCCATCGTTAGCAACACCCGAGCGGCTGCAGTCGCTCTGGCAGCAGTTGTGTTGGCTGCAAGCCCATTCCGAGCACTGCCATGGCGGCAATCACTGGCTCGAAAACCTCACAGCCCTGGCCGTTGGCGGGGTGCAGTTTGATGGCCCCAAGGCCATTCGCATGCATCACCGAGCGATGCGCCAGCTGCAGCGTGAGCTCAGCCAACAGGTGCTTGGCGATGGCGGGCATGAGGAGCGCAGCGCCAGCTACCACCTGCTCATGCTCGATCGCCTGGCTGAACTAGCCCAGACTTTGCAAACTATCACTGGTGATCAGCCTTCATGGTTGATGGAGGCGATCGGCGCTATGGCCCACTGGGCCGAAATGATTCGCCTCGAAACCGGGGCGTCCCCACGCTTCAACGACAGTGCCGCCGATGCAGCACCACCCCTCGATGCGGTGTTGGCTTTCGCCACAGCTGTGGTGCCACAGCTCACCCCATCGGCCGAGCATCGGCGGGCGCAAGCAGTTGTGACGGACCTGCCCGACACAGGTTGGACCTTGTTGCGGCCTGGGCACGGTTGGGAACTCATGTTCAAATGCGGCGTTCCCTGCCCTAACCATCTGCCGCCCCACGTCCATTCCGACCAACTGAGCTTCGAGCTATGCCGTCATGGCCGCTGGCTCCTCAGCGAAGCCGGCACCAGCATCTATGGCAATGGCCCTGAGCGTGCCTACGAACGTTCAGGAGCTGCTCATAACGTGTTACAGCTGGGATTGGAAAGCACACCTGGTGCCATTCGTTGGATCGAACCAGTTGATGTTTGGGGTGGTTTCCGCGCAGGCCGCAAGGCTCAGCCGCGCGACCGCACTTTCGGCCAAATAGCCCAGGGCATCTGCTTTGCTGGTGGCAGTCATAACGGCTTTGATCACATCGGCGCGAACCACCACCGCCGCGTCACTCTCAGCGATCCTCAGCACAGTCGAATCAATCTCGATGTAAGCGACACGGTGATCACGCGTATTCCGTTGCACGTGCGCCAGTGGTGGCATCTCGGGCCGACGATCAATCGTGAGCTGCTCGATCAGCTTGTGCTGAATGCACCCACCGTCTTGGGTGCTGAATTCACTTGGCATTCCACCTGGTTTTCCACGGGCTTCGGCCAGCGGTTGCCAAGAGAGAGCTTCTGTATTTCAGGCCGTTTGGCTGCAGGTGAGCATCAGCTGCGTTGCTCTCTTCCTCTTTCCCATCGCGTTCGATAA
- a CDS encoding SDR family oxidoreductase, giving the protein MTVAVSGANGFTGRFVCAELQRRKIPFVALLRPGSDVSWMAAREIPVRFADLTESHQLAEHLRGCRALLNVASIGFGAAPSILQACHSAGVRRAVFVSTTAIFTQLNAGSKTVRQAAEAAILASGLQTTILRPTMIYGTPGDRNMIRLVQWINRWPVLPVFGNGRSFQQPVHVTDVAWSVVQALESPATIQRQFNISGAEPLTYNEVVRITAQALGRRTRRLHIPAQPVVSLLNFTEGLGITLPVKAEQILRLNEDKAFRHAEAQETFGYAPIAFQEGIRQEVSLFRAGRDGLSD; this is encoded by the coding sequence ATGACGGTAGCTGTCTCCGGTGCCAATGGATTCACGGGTCGGTTTGTTTGCGCCGAGCTGCAACGTCGCAAGATCCCTTTTGTTGCCTTGTTGCGTCCAGGGAGTGATGTATCTTGGATGGCGGCGCGTGAAATCCCGGTCCGTTTTGCTGACCTCACGGAGTCGCACCAGTTAGCTGAGCATCTCCGTGGTTGCCGGGCCCTGCTCAATGTGGCTTCGATCGGGTTTGGCGCCGCTCCCTCCATTCTCCAGGCGTGTCATTCCGCCGGAGTGCGCCGTGCCGTGTTTGTGAGCACTACAGCGATCTTCACCCAGCTGAATGCCGGCTCCAAGACCGTTCGCCAAGCAGCAGAAGCAGCAATCCTCGCCAGTGGCCTCCAGACCACCATCCTGCGCCCCACGATGATTTACGGCACTCCAGGCGATCGCAACATGATTCGTCTGGTGCAGTGGATCAATCGCTGGCCTGTTTTGCCGGTGTTCGGAAATGGCCGATCGTTTCAGCAACCCGTCCATGTGACAGATGTTGCCTGGTCCGTAGTGCAGGCCCTTGAGTCGCCAGCCACGATCCAACGTCAATTCAACATTTCTGGTGCTGAACCACTCACTTACAACGAAGTGGTGCGCATCACTGCGCAAGCTCTGGGCCGCCGCACCAGGCGTCTGCATATTCCCGCTCAACCGGTGGTGAGCCTGCTGAACTTCACTGAAGGTTTGGGTATCACTCTTCCAGTCAAGGCTGAGCAGATTCTTCGCCTGAATGAGGACAAGGCCTTCAGGCATGCTGAGGCCCAGGAGACCTTCGGTTATGCCCCTATTGCTTTTCAGGAGGGAATACGCCAAGAAGTGTCTTTATTTAGAGCGGGCCGCGACGGATTGAGCGACTGA
- a CDS encoding cytidylyltransferase domain-containing protein — protein MKICAIVTARGGSKSILKKNIILINNIPLLHYPLTALAESKYDIDTFVNTDCPQIASSALKLGVQNLPRPDFLAGDTVNHGDAIRDAALQYCNKFGTPDFFIVLIGNTVMIDGQLINQCLDSLIDQPDFSGLMTVWEAADDHPFRALKIVDGSLEEFSPRNVNTDRHTYEPAYFYDQGVWLVRSEYIFLHEGPSPWTWMGPKVLPIVRPWITGRDINGPFDVPFHSNWDHLKNTPTSFTY, from the coding sequence ATGAAAATTTGCGCTATTGTTACTGCACGTGGTGGCAGCAAATCTATTCTTAAAAAAAATATAATATTGATTAATAATATACCTCTTCTTCATTATCCATTGACCGCACTTGCTGAGAGTAAATATGATATCGATACTTTTGTCAACACTGATTGCCCTCAGATAGCTTCCTCTGCGCTTAAGTTAGGTGTACAAAATTTGCCAAGACCTGACTTCTTGGCAGGTGACACCGTTAATCATGGTGATGCTATTAGAGATGCTGCATTGCAGTATTGTAATAAGTTTGGCACCCCTGATTTCTTTATAGTACTAATTGGTAACACGGTTATGATCGATGGCCAATTAATTAATCAATGTTTGGACAGTCTCATTGATCAACCCGATTTTTCTGGTTTAATGACTGTCTGGGAAGCAGCTGATGATCACCCTTTTAGGGCTTTAAAGATTGTAGATGGTTCTCTTGAGGAATTTTCTCCGAGAAATGTTAATACTGATAGGCATACTTATGAACCTGCTTATTTTTATGATCAGGGTGTTTGGTTGGTCAGATCTGAATATATCTTTCTACATGAGGGACCATCTCCTTGGACCTGGATGGGTCCTAAGGTTCTACCTATTGTGAGGCCTTGGATTACTGGTCGTGATATTAATGGCCCTTTTGATGTCCCCTTTCATTCAAATTGGGATCACTTAAAAAATACTCCCACTTCCTTTACTTATTAA
- a CDS encoding nucleoside-diphosphate sugar epimerase/dehydratase, with amino-acid sequence MSHSYLIKVVERAVLFSPRCRRLLLIGIDALLLPVAVWLSFWLRLAHPLHPSFQAAGLWLLPAVLLIGLPLYALTGQYKGLTRYVGSRAIYRLAGRNGLLVLLLAGIGLMLRLPMPPRSSWILLWLLLTGFTGAVRFALRDLLLSLRSVSQKQIVRVAIYGGGEAGAQLAAALRLAGNHQIVTFLDDAPSLWRRTINGIPIQPPQVLSEIQGQLDQVLLAIPSLPRSERRRIVAELQHQAIPVLQIPSVDDLTSGRARIDALRPVAIEDLLGRDPVPPVPELLGPGLHDAVVCVTGAGGSIGSELCRQILQLSPKTLILLESSEPSLYAVEQELSQQLPASVTLVPVLGSAADPALVQRLFANHGVQTVFHAAAYKHVPLVEANPLAGLANNVGSTRVVCQAATAVGVSELVLISTDKAVRPTNVMGASKRLAELVVQASALELSQSTKGAGQPCTRLAMVRFGNVLGSSGSVVPLFRRQIAAGGPITLTHPEIIRYFMTIPEAAQLVLQASTLAKGGDVFLLDMGEPVRIKDLAEQMVRLSGLSLRDARNPIGDIEIVCTGLRPGEKLYEELLIEAESEATPHPLIYRAQERSLPPHELWPQLDALEEAIVVQDVNVALELLTELVPEWQRDGSHAKPASSENSSAAAQ; translated from the coding sequence GTGTCGCATTCCTATCTGATCAAAGTCGTTGAGCGAGCTGTTCTCTTTTCGCCCAGGTGCCGCCGTCTGTTGCTGATCGGCATCGACGCCCTGCTTCTCCCAGTAGCGGTGTGGCTCAGCTTTTGGCTGCGACTGGCCCATCCGCTACATCCCAGCTTTCAGGCTGCCGGACTGTGGTTGCTGCCAGCGGTGCTGCTCATTGGTCTGCCGCTGTATGCACTCACCGGGCAATACAAAGGTCTCACGCGCTACGTCGGCAGCCGGGCTATCTATCGCCTCGCCGGCCGCAATGGCCTGTTGGTGCTGCTCCTCGCTGGTATCGGCCTCATGTTGCGCCTGCCGATGCCACCCCGCAGCAGTTGGATTCTGCTCTGGTTGCTGCTCACCGGTTTCACCGGAGCGGTGCGGTTTGCCCTGCGGGATCTGCTCCTGTCGCTGCGGTCGGTGAGCCAAAAGCAGATCGTGCGTGTGGCCATCTATGGCGGCGGTGAGGCCGGTGCCCAGCTCGCGGCTGCCCTGCGTTTGGCCGGCAACCATCAGATCGTCACCTTTCTCGATGATGCGCCGAGTCTCTGGCGGCGCACGATCAACGGGATTCCGATCCAGCCGCCCCAGGTGCTGAGTGAGATCCAAGGTCAGCTCGATCAGGTGCTGCTGGCGATTCCCTCGCTGCCCCGCAGTGAACGCCGCCGCATCGTGGCTGAGTTGCAACACCAGGCGATCCCGGTGTTGCAGATCCCCTCGGTGGATGACCTCACCTCCGGCCGGGCCCGCATCGATGCGCTCCGCCCTGTGGCCATTGAAGACCTGCTCGGCCGTGATCCCGTGCCGCCTGTGCCGGAGCTGCTCGGTCCTGGCCTGCATGATGCGGTGGTGTGCGTCACCGGCGCCGGAGGCTCGATCGGCTCGGAACTCTGCCGGCAGATCCTGCAGCTGTCTCCCAAAACGCTGATCCTGCTGGAGAGCAGCGAACCGTCGCTCTATGCCGTGGAGCAGGAGCTGAGCCAGCAACTGCCCGCCTCGGTGACGCTGGTCCCGGTGCTCGGTAGCGCCGCCGATCCGGCGCTGGTGCAACGGCTGTTTGCAAATCATGGCGTGCAGACGGTGTTCCATGCCGCCGCCTACAAGCACGTGCCTTTGGTGGAGGCCAATCCTCTTGCGGGTCTGGCCAACAACGTGGGCTCCACCCGGGTGGTGTGTCAGGCCGCCACGGCGGTTGGCGTGAGCGAATTGGTGCTGATTTCCACCGATAAGGCGGTGCGTCCCACCAATGTGATGGGGGCCAGCAAGCGCCTGGCGGAGCTGGTGGTGCAGGCGTCGGCACTGGAGCTGTCCCAGAGCACAAAGGGCGCTGGCCAGCCCTGCACCCGACTGGCAATGGTGCGTTTCGGCAATGTGTTGGGCTCGTCGGGCTCGGTGGTGCCCCTGTTCCGCCGCCAGATCGCTGCTGGTGGTCCGATCACCCTCACCCACCCCGAGATCATTCGCTACTTCATGACGATTCCGGAGGCGGCCCAGCTGGTGCTCCAGGCTTCAACCCTCGCCAAGGGTGGCGATGTGTTCCTGTTGGATATGGGAGAGCCGGTGCGTATTAAAGACTTGGCCGAACAGATGGTGCGCCTTAGTGGACTATCACTCCGCGATGCCCGCAATCCCATCGGCGATATTGAAATTGTTTGTACTGGTCTTCGGCCGGGTGAAAAATTGTATGAGGAGCTGTTGATCGAAGCTGAGAGTGAAGCCACTCCCCATCCTTTGATCTATCGAGCTCAAGAACGATCGCTCCCACCTCACGAGCTTTGGCCACAACTTGATGCCTTGGAAGAGGCAATCGTCGTACAGGACGTCAATGTTGCTTTGGAGTTGCTAACGGAGTTGGTGCCGGAGTGGCAGCGGGACGGCTCTCATGCAAAGCCTGCGTCTTCAGAGAATTCCAGCGCTGCTGCTCAGTGA
- a CDS encoding glycosyl transferase, with the protein MSASSASLPLPLVAAPLLALPLAVVGFLDDRDNLPASWRYGVQLATAFLLILVSPLVALSVGFLPVVVLLVIAVTAVINFTNFMDGLDGLVAGCMVVAITSAAIQLAAPWPIWALVGALLGFLLWNWSPAKVFMGDVGSTFLGAVFAVLVLQSSSWTEALALLLVATPLMGDACLCVPRRFIAGQRVLQAHRLHLFQRLHQAGWPHARVSSLYIAATALLAFALMWGGLTWVIALSALELLLGIWLDQQVAVPFVVASRS; encoded by the coding sequence ATGAGCGCCAGCTCCGCTTCCTTGCCTTTGCCCTTGGTTGCCGCGCCCTTGTTGGCCTTGCCCCTTGCTGTGGTGGGTTTTCTCGACGATCGCGACAACCTTCCGGCAAGTTGGCGTTACGGCGTGCAGCTCGCCACTGCTTTCTTGTTGATACTGGTAAGTCCGTTGGTTGCTTTGTCTGTCGGATTTTTGCCCGTAGTGGTGTTGTTGGTCATTGCCGTCACTGCGGTGATCAACTTCACGAACTTCATGGACGGCCTCGATGGCCTGGTGGCTGGTTGCATGGTCGTCGCAATCACTTCGGCTGCCATCCAGCTTGCGGCTCCCTGGCCCATCTGGGCTCTGGTGGGTGCCTTGCTGGGTTTCCTGCTCTGGAATTGGAGCCCCGCCAAGGTGTTCATGGGTGATGTGGGCAGCACCTTTCTAGGTGCCGTGTTTGCCGTCCTCGTGCTTCAGTCGTCCTCATGGACTGAAGCGCTCGCCTTGCTGCTGGTCGCCACTCCACTGATGGGCGATGCCTGTTTGTGTGTGCCGCGGAGATTTATTGCTGGTCAACGGGTCTTGCAGGCCCATCGCCTTCACTTGTTTCAGCGATTGCATCAGGCAGGCTGGCCCCATGCCCGCGTCTCCAGTCTCTACATCGCCGCCACCGCTTTGCTTGCCTTTGCCCTCATGTGGGGTGGCTTGACCTGGGTGATCGCTCTTTCTGCCCTTGAGTTGTTGTTGGGCATCTGGTTGGATCAACAGGTGGCTGTTCCCTTTGTTGTGGCATCTCGCTCTTGA
- a CDS encoding class I SAM-dependent methyltransferase encodes MPIKSQQKQHLQYSFPYHYIPSLDSSFRYAKFYPFAPSYHAACTLILNYFTSFFGESSFLKYADVGCGDGALLNFLLSQDTPFDVDPYGFDYDSNALRWASLFSPGTFFSNQDFISCAPYDVITCIEVLEHIPPDQILSFLSKLSNSLSKDGLLILTVPSINKPLENKHFQHFSESSLVSLLEPYFNIVSIMGFERYPFGYSVIKKIFNNKLFRLDIPVFNSFLYDSCLRLYPASCDKCGRLIACLSLL; translated from the coding sequence ATGCCTATCAAGTCTCAGCAGAAGCAACATCTGCAGTACTCTTTCCCTTATCATTATATTCCCTCGCTCGATTCTTCGTTTAGGTATGCTAAATTCTATCCTTTTGCACCTTCTTATCATGCGGCCTGCACCCTTATCCTTAATTATTTCACTTCATTCTTTGGAGAGTCTTCATTTTTAAAATATGCTGACGTTGGTTGCGGAGATGGTGCTCTTTTAAACTTTTTGCTTAGTCAAGATACTCCTTTTGATGTCGACCCCTATGGATTTGACTATGATTCCAATGCATTAAGGTGGGCATCTCTTTTTTCTCCTGGAACCTTCTTTAGCAATCAAGATTTTATTTCTTGTGCACCTTATGATGTGATTACATGCATTGAAGTTCTAGAGCATATACCTCCTGATCAAATCCTTTCTTTCTTAAGCAAGCTTTCCAATTCTTTATCCAAGGACGGTTTGTTAATATTAACCGTACCTTCCATTAATAAGCCCCTTGAGAATAAGCATTTTCAACACTTCTCAGAGTCATCATTGGTTTCTCTGCTTGAGCCATATTTTAATATAGTATCCATTATGGGTTTCGAGCGTTATCCTTTTGGGTATTCAGTTATCAAAAAAATTTTTAACAATAAGTTATTCCGACTCGATATTCCTGTTTTTAATTCTTTTCTTTATGACTCATGCCTCCGGCTTTATCCTGCTTCTTGTGATAAATGTGGTAGGTTGATTGCATGTCTTTCTTTACTCTAA
- a CDS encoding glycosyltransferase family 4 protein — protein MLSSSFPSRSISMPRLWLINQFANTPDLPGHTRQFEVAAGLVRLGWRVGVFASDFNLTQRRYRRLHFPSLSSSERPVGIHWTWLWVSPYRQNNWRRQLNMLSFCLHLLLRLMPAALFGRLTSRAPNVILASSPQLPAAFTCLLIARLSGLPFVLEVRDLWPQVLIDQGGKTPDSPMVRLLGWMERQLYSNAHTVVVLAKGAERYVRERGARRTAWLPNGPDLEMFSPQPLPPDQPSFTVLYAGAHGDANALENVIEAARLLEQRNSPVRFQFIGDGPEKHSLIQLAAGLKTVVFNDPVSKAEIPDRMAQADAILLSLRDVPLFRYGVSPNKLYDAYAIGRPVVTTVAGSINAEVETHRLGVTADPSDPQALADAILRLAETPRPEREAMAVRATQLAHSTYSRQRIIAEYNNLLHEVNA, from the coding sequence TTGCTCTCTTCCTCTTTCCCATCGCGTTCGATAAGTATGCCCCGCCTCTGGCTGATCAATCAGTTCGCGAATACCCCTGATCTGCCTGGTCATACTCGTCAATTCGAGGTGGCTGCCGGTTTGGTGCGTCTGGGTTGGCGTGTTGGTGTTTTCGCCTCTGATTTCAATCTCACCCAACGGCGATACCGCCGTCTGCACTTCCCATCGCTTTCCTCAAGCGAACGCCCAGTCGGCATCCATTGGACCTGGCTCTGGGTATCCCCTTACCGCCAGAACAATTGGAGGCGCCAGCTCAACATGCTGAGCTTTTGCCTTCACCTCCTGCTTCGCCTAATGCCGGCCGCTCTATTCGGCCGACTGACAAGTCGGGCTCCCAATGTCATCCTGGCCAGCTCACCGCAGTTGCCCGCGGCTTTTACCTGTCTATTGATCGCCCGTCTGAGCGGTCTTCCCTTCGTGCTGGAAGTGCGGGATCTTTGGCCCCAGGTGCTGATTGATCAGGGCGGAAAAACACCCGACAGTCCGATGGTGCGGCTGCTCGGATGGATGGAACGCCAGCTCTACAGCAACGCTCATACGGTGGTGGTCCTGGCCAAGGGAGCGGAGCGCTATGTGCGCGAGCGTGGCGCCCGCCGCACCGCCTGGCTACCAAATGGCCCAGATCTGGAGATGTTTTCACCTCAGCCCCTCCCCCCCGATCAACCCTCGTTCACCGTGCTGTATGCCGGCGCCCATGGGGATGCCAATGCTCTTGAGAATGTGATTGAAGCGGCTCGGCTGTTGGAGCAGCGCAATAGCCCGGTGCGCTTTCAGTTCATTGGTGATGGTCCTGAAAAGCACTCCTTGATCCAACTGGCTGCAGGTCTCAAGACGGTTGTCTTCAACGACCCAGTTTCCAAAGCTGAGATCCCAGATCGCATGGCTCAAGCCGATGCCATTCTTCTCTCTTTGCGGGATGTTCCTCTCTTTCGCTACGGGGTCTCACCCAACAAGCTCTACGACGCTTATGCCATCGGCCGTCCTGTGGTCACCACAGTGGCTGGTTCGATCAATGCAGAAGTTGAAACACACCGCCTAGGCGTTACAGCCGATCCTAGCGATCCTCAGGCTCTTGCGGATGCGATCCTTCGCTTGGCCGAAACCCCGCGACCGGAGCGCGAGGCAATGGCTGTACGCGCTACTCAATTGGCTCACTCCACCTATTCGCGTCAGCGCATCATTGCTGAATACAACAACCTTTTGCATGAGGTGAATGCTTAA